A single Catharus ustulatus isolate bCatUst1 chromosome 7, bCatUst1.pri.v2, whole genome shotgun sequence DNA region contains:
- the LYPD6B gene encoding ly6/PLAUR domain-containing protein 6B has protein sequence MGLFRHALPGAVLPFLILSGNWLSAENINFHNIRPPLDPTPFPNSFKCFTCDNAVDNYNCNRWAEDRWCPESTQYCLTAHLFTALGQSTSVTKRCATGEECHRAGCHRRGDSGHTECVSCCEGMICNVELPTNATNAVFAVLQARRTAGGGRALPSLALLVAAVTVALC, from the exons ATGGGGCTGTTCCGGCACGCGCTGCCCGGAGCCGTTCTCCCGTTCCTCATCCTCTCAGGAAATTGGCTTTCAGCTGAGAACATCAACTTTCACAACATCAGGCCTCCACTAGACC CCACTCCATTCCCAAACAGTTTCAAGTGCTTTACCTGTGACAACGCCGTGGACAACTACAACTGCAACAGATGGGCTGAGGACAGGTGGTGTCCTGAAA gcACTCAGTACTGCCTGACAGCTCACCTGTTCACAGCGCTGGGCCAGAGCACCTCGGTCACCAAGAGGTGTGCCACGGGCGAGGAGTGCCACCgggcgggctgccaccgccgcggGGACAGCGGCCACACG gaGTGTGTTTCCTGCTGTGAAGGCATGATCTGCAACGTGGAGCTCCCCACCAACGCCACCAACGCggtgtttgctgtgctgcaggcgCGCAGGACGGCCGGGGGCGGCcgggctctgcccagcctggccctgctggtggcAGCGGTGACAGTGGCACTGTGCTGA